A single window of Dendropsophus ebraccatus isolate aDenEbr1 chromosome 5, aDenEbr1.pat, whole genome shotgun sequence DNA harbors:
- the PLEKHB1 gene encoding pleckstrin homology domain-containing family B member 1 isoform X2 has protein sequence MALVKSGWLWRQSSVLRRWKKHWFDLWLDGGLVYYPDDSRRNIEERIILKYNCVNVRSGQECGDIQPPEGSNQESLLTIDMRDHSRLLLCAESEDDAVAWKLALLDARSHPVYVYNPYDDNYHTVPVNAHQAMYVNHGYCGHGYGPGVAHVLIRDDRDAFGEQMALGLLAGALTTSALSSLIWLPCWF, from the exons ATGGCTTTGGTGAAGAGCGGATGGCTCTGGAGACAAA GCTCAGTTTTGCGCCGATGGAAGAAGCATTGGTTTGACTTATGGCTGGATGGCGGCCTAGTCTATTATCCTGATGATAGTCGCCGGAATATCGAGGAACGCATCATACTAAAGTATAACTGTGTGAATGTCAGGTCCGGCCAAGAGTGTGGAG ATATTCAGCCTCCGGAGGGAAGTAACCAGGAATCATTACTGACAATAGATATGAGGGATCACTCCAGGCTACTGCTGTGCGCAGAGAGCGAGGACGATGCTGT agcTTGGAAGCTTGCATTACTGGACGCGAGATCTCATCCG GTCTATGTATATAATCCATATGATGACAACTACCACACCGTCCCGGTGAACGCCCATCAGGCCATGTATGTAAATCATGGCTACTGCGGACATGGCTACG GTCCTGGGGTGGCGCACGTTCTCATCAGGGACGACCGGGATGCATTTGGGGAGCAGATGGCACTGGGTTTGCTGGCTGGGGCCCTCACCACCTCCGCCCTCAGCTCCCTCATCTGGCTGCCTTGCTGGTTTTAG
- the PLEKHB1 gene encoding pleckstrin homology domain-containing family B member 1 isoform X1, whose product MALVKSGWLWRQSSVLRRWKKHWFDLWLDGGLVYYPDDSRRNIEERIILKYNCVNVRSGQECGADIQPPEGSNQESLLTIDMRDHSRLLLCAESEDDAVAWKLALLDARSHPVYVYNPYDDNYHTVPVNAHQAMYVNHGYCGHGYGPGVAHVLIRDDRDAFGEQMALGLLAGALTTSALSSLIWLPCWF is encoded by the exons ATGGCTTTGGTGAAGAGCGGATGGCTCTGGAGACAAA GCTCAGTTTTGCGCCGATGGAAGAAGCATTGGTTTGACTTATGGCTGGATGGCGGCCTAGTCTATTATCCTGATGATAGTCGCCGGAATATCGAGGAACGCATCATACTAAAGTATAACTGTGTGAATGTCAGGTCCGGCCAAGAGTGTGGAG CAGATATTCAGCCTCCGGAGGGAAGTAACCAGGAATCATTACTGACAATAGATATGAGGGATCACTCCAGGCTACTGCTGTGCGCAGAGAGCGAGGACGATGCTGT agcTTGGAAGCTTGCATTACTGGACGCGAGATCTCATCCG GTCTATGTATATAATCCATATGATGACAACTACCACACCGTCCCGGTGAACGCCCATCAGGCCATGTATGTAAATCATGGCTACTGCGGACATGGCTACG GTCCTGGGGTGGCGCACGTTCTCATCAGGGACGACCGGGATGCATTTGGGGAGCAGATGGCACTGGGTTTGCTGGCTGGGGCCCTCACCACCTCCGCCCTCAGCTCCCTCATCTGGCTGCCTTGCTGGTTTTAG